The segment GGTTTCGATTAAAGCTCTCATGCCAGCCGCTGAAGAATGTCCTCCCGCGAAACACCCCGCGCCGTGGCAACCGAGCGCGGGATGGCATTGAGCGTTCCAATGCGCAGCGGAGCGTGGTTTGGAATCGCCAGGCGGTGCGTTGGCGGCCCGGGATGTTGCAGGATGATATGGCTCCCCACCTGATGAATCTTCAAATACCCGAAGTCACGGACGAGCAATTTCACCAATTCAGACCCACTCAGATCGCGCGGTAATTTCATTGCGACACCAACACCTCGTCGCGGACGAGGTGCAAACGCACCTGCGCGGGCTTCGGCTGGTCGAAAAAGTAGGCTTCGACCGCCTCGCGCACGTTCTGCCGCAAGCCATCCCAATCATCGCCCTGCGTGTAAATGTCATGGGAAAGGCATTCGGCGACGTAACCGCCATCACTTTTTTGCGTTACACTAAAGACAATTTCCACATCGATAATCTGGCAGGTATTTGCCGGGGTGACAAGAGGGGTTGCACCCGCGGAAAACCGGAGAATGCAGCCCGTTTGCCTAAGCCGGCCGCCGCAGATAAGCGTCGTAAATCAGTTTGGCCGTGATGACGAGGACCACCGTGAGAAAGATGGGCCGGATGAACCGCGCCCCGCGTTTGACGACCATTTGCGAGCCCAGCCGTGCCCCGAGCAACTGCCCCGCACCCATGACCAGTCCGGCCGCCAGAACCACGTGCCCCAGCGCCGCGAACAGCATCAGTGACGCCGCGTTGCTCGCGAAGTTCATTACCTTCGTGTAGCCGGTCGCCTTGGTCAGATTGAACCCCAGTCCCAGCACGAACGCCATGGCCCAGAACGTGCCCGTGCCCGGACCAAAAAAACCGTCGTAAAAGCCCAGGGCCAGCCCGGCGAGGACATCAAATCCGCCGCGGGGCACACGGGGATGCGCATCCCATTCACCCAGCCTGGGCCGCAACCAGACGAGCAGGGCCGTGGCGCCCAGCATCACGGGAATGATTTTGCGCAGCAACGACGGGTCCAGTTGTTGGACGGCAAGCACGCCCAGCAAAGCGCCGAGAAACGTGCAGCTGAATCCGCGGACGCAATCCCGGAGCGCCACTGTGCCCGCACGGGAGTAATGCCACGTGGCGCTGGCCGAACCGAACGAGCTTTGGAGTTTGTTGGTGCCGAGCGCCGCGCGGGGCGCCAGCCCCAGGCCCAGCAACACCGGCAACGTGATCAGCCCGCCGCCGCCGGCGATGGCATCCACGAAGCCCGCAGCCAGCCCGGTCGCGAACAGCAACGGCCATTGCCAGGGTTGAAGCACGCGGCACGCTAGGCAGGAAGTGCGTCCCAGACAAGCCGGCGAAAGCCCGGTTATCGCCGGGCAGCGTGAATGCGTTGCGCCGTTTCCGCTACGCTTTCGGTCGCGCCAATTTCCAGCCAGACGGCCGGCTGGCGACGGAACCACGTCGCTTGCCGTTTCGCGAACTGGCGGGTGCGGAGTTTGACCAGTTCAATGGTTTCGGCCAGCGAACGCTCGCCGCGCAAATGCTCCACCA is part of the Verrucomicrobiia bacterium genome and harbors:
- a CDS encoding type II toxin-antitoxin system HicA family toxin, with the translated sequence MKLLVRDFGYLKIHQVGSHIILQHPGPPTHRLAIPNHAPLRIGTLNAIPRSVATARGVSREDILQRLA
- a CDS encoding 2-phospho-L-lactate guanylyltransferase, producing MEIVFSVTQKSDGGYVAECLSHDIYTQGDDWDGLRQNVREAVEAYFFDQPKPAQVRLHLVRDEVLVSQ
- a CDS encoding TSUP family transporter, whose product is MLQPWQWPLLFATGLAAGFVDAIAGGGGLITLPVLLGLGLAPRAALGTNKLQSSFGSASATWHYSRAGTVALRDCVRGFSCTFLGALLGVLAVQQLDPSLLRKIIPVMLGATALLVWLRPRLGEWDAHPRVPRGGFDVLAGLALGFYDGFFGPGTGTFWAMAFVLGLGFNLTKATGYTKVMNFASNAASLMLFAALGHVVLAAGLVMGAGQLLGARLGSQMVVKRGARFIRPIFLTVVLVITAKLIYDAYLRRPA